From a region of the Podarcis muralis chromosome 16, rPodMur119.hap1.1, whole genome shotgun sequence genome:
- the IGSF9 gene encoding protein turtle homolog A isoform X2, which yields MNWRLWIVRLALVCSSFAEGTREAEPRAVIGRTGESAILGCDLLKPDEATPPLYVIEWVRFGFLLPIFIKFGLYSPRVDPEYVGRVRIQEGASLWIEQLRAEDQGWYECRVLFLDRPNSDDEFQNGTWIHLTVNFPPTFQETPPAFIEVQDQKSLTLTCSAAGNPQPVVTWKRDNQAIESGDKVQVKNGSLVFAGVERASAGAYTCHATSEEGAITHTTRLLVQGPPVIVVPPQNVTVNITQDAFLACQAEAYPANLTYSWFQGDTNVFHLSHLQSRIRVLVDGSLLVQKTVPEDSGQYTCVPSNGLRRPPSASAFLTVLYPAQVIDMPPETLLPIGMQGTIRCPNKANPPLLFINWTKDGQPLELGKLPGWSTTPDGAIVIATSNDNAVGVYTCTPYNSYGSAGSSAPTRVLLKDPPTFSLRPKEEYFQEVGRELLIPCAARGDPLPVISWTKMGSKGLANAQVDKNNSLVLRPLTKEQHGLWECAANNGVARISTATTVYVLGTSPHTVANVSVLPLQQAVNITWEPGFDGGYFQRFSIWYTPLLKRFNRPHHDWVSLPVPVGASHVLVENLQPDTGYQFSVLAQNKLGSGPFSEIVTTVPLGFPTNTMPPNPSSTTSQIFLSPPQSLMANETTRGVLLLWEPPFQFSVALTGYTLELRQDQGGWEVLDGSISSSETQLLVPGLIKDAFYEFRLVAFAGSYISDPSNTVNVSTIGMEVYPSRTQLPELLPQPVLAGVIGGVCFLSTAVIFSTMAACIMNQRRAARLRKRRQVALRVISPLCSRDLPDPPTVFSPNKKLLPSQNSTGTASPDSVVKMKFQASPYQSLRRSLLWGEKASTSLGLNITSGNARNNSRYTLYESHVGEPLPLERICRGPDGRFVVQSEAPPRERLAAMLERYSLSLASSESSLGQLEPYLQVYSPPRPEEPVWQKSVPLRPKSASRSRREAKASGYRQGRYFDYSSSSPTEEAEPLCIVNISPVATMPYGATKQRAQTTTQSPEGHVDGPTTAASSSSSPPPSSPTCCKPPISQAHANTSAQSGILQYLSLPFFKEMNVDGDWPPEEEEEEEEEEEEEQPSKPALHEALGSTELTGLGDEDKTVCPAYMDTQANLDPAQVQALAKSLLRLPHANTGPAKAAFPGTSVCPSYLSSFSETPSPKEPGPWLEVLSPPQPPMDSRQAELAYTAIPSEPHWLDAAEELPESLPPERHKSPVAVALAGPLAEKLPRGSLTSQSSGRGSVSFLRPPSLAPSLAGSYLSSPFAEMTGWQSSSAGEECRLKKDPSVVAISKRRNTSVDENYEWDSEFALESDLLDALQLYRSGNPKRPVSTIAAQELEKQSSKTSSESSGSPSNSQSVGALDGSSSPVPLPSPEERCAALREEFLAYRRRREATQQRRQKVGSGRKPGDERFEQATLL from the exons GTCGTGTGCGGATCCAAGAGGGCGCCTCTCTCTGGATTGAGCAGCTGCGTGCCGAGGACCAGGGCTGGTACGAGTGCCGGGTGCTCTTTCTCGACCGACCCAACAGTGACGACGAGTTCCAAAACGGCACCTGGATCCACCTCACTGTCAATT TTCCCCCCACCTTCCAGGAGACCCCGCCAGCTTTCATAGAAGTGCAAGACCAAAAGTCTCTCACGTTGACCTGCTCTGCAGCGGGAAACCCCCAGCCAGTCGTCACTTGGAAGAGAGACAACCAAGCCATAGAAAGTGGAGACAAGGTTCAG GTGAAGAATGGGAGCCTTGTCTTTGCCGGTGTGGAGCGGGCCAGCGCCGGGGCCTACACCTGCCACGCCACCAGTGAAGAGGGCGCCATCACCCACACAACCCGCCTGCTGGTGCAAG GGCCTCCGGTAATTGTGGTGCCCCCACAGAACGTCACTGTCAACATCACCCAAGATGCCTTCTTGGCCTGCCAAGCCGAGGCCTACCCTGCCAACCTCACGTATAGCTGGTTCCAGGGGGACACAAATGTTTTTCACCTCAG CCATCTCCAGTCCCGGATTCGCGTCTTGGTGGACGGGAGCCTCTTGGTACAGAAAACTGTCCCAGAGGATTCGGGACAATATACCTGTGTTCCTAGCAATGGGCTAAGGAGACCACCTTCTGCCTCAGCGTTCCTCACAGTTCTGT ATCCAGCACAAGTCATCGACATGCCCCCTGAGACTCTCCTGCCAATAGGGATGCAAGGCACCATCAGGTGCCCCAACAAGGCCAATCCTCCGCTGCTCTTCATCAACTGGACCAAAGACGGGCAGCCGCTGGAGTTAGGCAAG cTCCCAGGTTGGTCCACAACTCCCGATGGTGCCATTGTCATTGCCACAAGCAACGACAATGCCGTGGGTGTTTACACCTGCACCCCATACAACAGCTACGGCAGTGCTGGCTCCTCGGCACCTACGCGCGTTCTCCTGAAG gaccctcccACATTCAGCCTGCGCCCCAAGGAGGAGTATTTTCAGGAGGTGGGACGGGAACTGCTCATCCCCTGCGCTGCTAGAGGTGACCCCCTGCCCGTCATCTCTTGGACAAAG atggGCAGCAAGGGCTTAGCCAATGCCCAGGTAGACAAGAACAACAGTTTGGTCCTGCGCCCACTGACCAAGGAGCAGCACGGCTTATGGGAATGCGCCGCCAACAACGGTGTGGCCCGCATCAGCACTGCAACCACTGTCTACGTATTGG GCACCAGCCCCCACACAGTGGCCAATGTCTCGGTGCTGCCTCTCCAACAGGCTGTCAACATCACCTGGGAGCCAGGCTTTGACGGGGGCTACTTCCAGAGGTTCAGCATCTGGTATACGCCGCT GTTGAAACGCTTCAATCGCCCTCACCACGACTGGGTTTCACTGCCTGTGCCTGTTGGGGCCTCCCACGTCCTGGTGGAGAATCTGCAGCCAGATACTGGCTACCAGTTCAGTGTTTTGGCCCAGAACAAGCTGGGTAGCGGTCCCTTCAGTGAGATCGTCACCACCGTGCCACTAG gtttcCCAACAAACACCATGCCGCCCAACCCCTCATCTACGACCTCACAGATTTTTCTATCCCCACCTCAATCCCTGATGGCCAACGAGACCACGCGGGGGGTCCTCCTCCTGTGGGAGCCCCCATTCCAATTCTCTGTGGCTCTAACAGGCTACACCCTGGAGCTGCGACAAGACCAGGGGGGCTGGGAGGTTCTCGACGGATCCATTTCCAGCTCTGAGACGCAGCTCCTGGTGCCTGGGCTAATCAAG GACGCCTTCTATGAGTTCCGCCTGGTGGCCTTTGCTGGCAGCTACATCAGTGACCCCAGCAACACGGTCAATGTCTCCACAATAG GCATGGAGGTGTATCCCTCTCGCACCCAGCTCCCTGAGCTCCTGCCCCAGCCAGTGTTGGCAGGAGTGATTGGTGGGGTCTGCTTTCTCAGCACGGCTGTCATCTTCAGCACAATGGCGGCTTGCATCATGAACCAGAGGCGAGCTGCCCGTCTCCGCAAACGCAGGCAAG ttgctctCCGTGTGATTTCCCCTTTATGTTCTCGTGACCTTCCAGATCCACCAACCGTCTTCTCCCCCAACAAGAAGCTTCTGCCTTCACA AAATTCTACAGGCACTGCTAGCCCAGACAGCGTTGTGAAGATGAAATTCCAGGCCTCCCCGTATCAGAGCCTTCGCCGCTCCCTGCTGTGGGGGGAGAAAGCCAGCACCAGCTTAGGCCTCAACATCACCAGCGGCAATGCGAGGAACAACTCCAGATACACCCTCTACGAGAGCCACGTCGGGGAGCCGCTACCCCTGGAGCGCATCTGCCGCGGGCCCGACGGCCGCTTTGTGGTGCAGAGCGAAGCGCCGCCTCGGGAACGCTTGGCGGCCATGCTGGAACGCTATTCCCtgtccctggcttcttcagagaGCAGCCTGGGCCAGCTGGAGCCTTACCTGCAGGTCTACTCCCCCCCTAGGCCTGAAGAGCCCGTCTGGCAGAAAAGCGTCCCCCTGAGGCCCAAGAGCGCCAGCCGCTCCCGCCGCGAAGCCAAGGCCTCCGGCTACCGCCAGGGACGCTACTTcgactacagcagcagcagcccaacgGAGGAGGCCGAGCCCTTGTGCATTGTCAACATCAGCCCAGTGGCGACCATGCCGTATGGGGCTACCAAGCAGCGCGCCCAGACCACCACCCAGAGCCCCGAGGGGCACGTGGACGGGCCCACCACTGCCGCCTCCTCGTCTTCCTCGCCACCCCCTTCCTCGCCAACCTGCTGTAAGCCCCCGATCAGCCAAGCCCATGCAAATACCTCAGCCCAAAGTGGGATTCTGCAGTACTTGAGTCTCCCCTTTTTCAAGGAGATGAATGTGGATGGTGACTGgcctccagaggaggaggaggaggaagaagaagaggaggaagaggagcaaccTTCCAAACCAGCCCTCCATGAGGCTCTGGGCAGCACTGAACTCACTGGGTTGGGGGATGAGGACAAGACCGTGTGTCCAGCCTACATGGACACGCAAGCCAATCTAGACCCTGCTCAGGTACAGGCCTTGGCCAAATCTCTCCTCAGGCTCCCTCACGCCAACACGGGCCCGGCTAAGGCTGCCTTTCCCGGGACCTCGGTTTGCCCAAGTTACCTCAGTTCCTTTTCGGAAACGCCCTCACCCAAGGAACCAGGGCCTTGGTTGGAGGTGCTGTCGCCCCCTCAGCCCCCCATGGACAGCAGGCAGGCAGAGCTTGCCTACACAGCCATCCCCTCAGAGCCTCACTGGCTCGACGCAGCAGAggagctcccagagtctttgccCCCTGAGAGACATAAGTCGCCTGTCGCCGTTGCCCTGGCAGGGCCACTCGCCGAGAAGCTGCCGAGGGGCAGTCTGACCAGCCAGAGCAGCGGCCGAGGCAGCGTGTCCTTCCTGAGACCTCCCTCGCTGGCGCCGTCGCTGGCGGGTAGCTACCTCAGTTCCCCCTTTGCAGAAATGACCGGCTGGCAAAGCAGCTCCGCGGGAGAAGAATGCAGACTCAAAAAGGACCCTTCGGTGGTTGCCATCAGTAAAAG GAGGAACACATCTGTGGACGAGAACTATGAATGGGACTCTGAGTTCGCCCTGGAGTCTGACCTGCTGGATGCACTGCAGCTTTATAGGAGTGGGAACCCCAAAAGGCCGGTCTCCACCATCGCGGCACAGGAGTTGGAGAAGCAGa GCTCAAAGACCTCCAGCGAAAGCAGCGGCTCGCCCTCAAACTCCCAGTCAGTGGGTGCCTTAGATGGGTCCAGCTCCCCGGTGCCCTTGCCCAGCCCTGAGGAGCGCTGTGCCGCCCTGCGCGAAGAATTTCTGGCTTACCGCCGGCGCCGGGAGGCCACTCAGCAACGCCGCCAGAAGGTGGGCTCTGGCCGGAAGCCGGGGGACGAGCGGTTCGAGCAGGCCACCTTGTTGTGA
- the IGSF9 gene encoding protein turtle homolog A isoform X3 — MNWRLWIVRLALVCSSFAEAGTREAEPRAVIGRTGESAILGCDLLKPDEATPPLYVIEWVRFGFLLPIFIKFGLYSPRVDPEYVGRVRIQEGASLWIEQLRAEDQGWYECRVLFLDRPNSDDEFQNGTWIHLTVNFPPTFQETPPAFIEVQDQKSLTLTCSAAGNPQPVVTWKRDNQAIESGDKVQVKNGSLVFAGVERASAGAYTCHATSEEGAITHTTRLLVQGPPVIVVPPQNVTVNITQDAFLACQAEAYPANLTYSWFQGDTNVFHLSHLQSRIRVLVDGSLLVQKTVPEDSGQYTCVPSNGLRRPPSASAFLTVLYPAQVIDMPPETLLPIGMQGTIRCPNKANPPLLFINWTKDGQPLELGKLPGWSTTPDGAIVIATSNDNAVGVYTCTPYNSYGSAGSSAPTRVLLKDPPTFSLRPKEEYFQEVGRELLIPCAARGDPLPVISWTKMGSKGLANAQVDKNNSLVLRPLTKEQHGLWECAANNGVARISTATTVYVLGTSPHTVANVSVLPLQQAVNITWEPGFDGGYFQRFSIWYTPLLKRFNRPHHDWVSLPVPVGASHVLVENLQPDTGYQFSVLAQNKLGSGPFSEIVTTVPLGFPTNTMPPNPSSTTSQIFLSPPQSLMANETTRGVLLLWEPPFQFSVALTGYTLELRQDQGGWEVLDGSISSSETQLLVPGLIKDAFYEFRLVAFAGSYISDPSNTVNVSTIGMEVYPSRTQLPELLPQPVLAGVIGGVCFLSTAVIFSTMAACIMNQRRAARLRKRRQDPPTVFSPNKKLLPSQNSTGTASPDSVVKMKFQASPYQSLRRSLLWGEKASTSLGLNITSGNARNNSRYTLYESHVGEPLPLERICRGPDGRFVVQSEAPPRERLAAMLERYSLSLASSESSLGQLEPYLQVYSPPRPEEPVWQKSVPLRPKSASRSRREAKASGYRQGRYFDYSSSSPTEEAEPLCIVNISPVATMPYGATKQRAQTTTQSPEGHVDGPTTAASSSSSPPPSSPTCCKPPISQAHANTSAQSGILQYLSLPFFKEMNVDGDWPPEEEEEEEEEEEEEQPSKPALHEALGSTELTGLGDEDKTVCPAYMDTQANLDPAQVQALAKSLLRLPHANTGPAKAAFPGTSVCPSYLSSFSETPSPKEPGPWLEVLSPPQPPMDSRQAELAYTAIPSEPHWLDAAEELPESLPPERHKSPVAVALAGPLAEKLPRGSLTSQSSGRGSVSFLRPPSLAPSLAGSYLSSPFAEMTGWQSSSAGEECRLKKDPSVVAISKRRNTSVDENYEWDSEFALESDLLDALQLYRSGNPKRPVSTIAAQELEKQSSKTSSESSGSPSNSQSVGALDGSSSPVPLPSPEERCAALREEFLAYRRRREATQQRRQKVGSGRKPGDERFEQATLL, encoded by the exons GTCGTGTGCGGATCCAAGAGGGCGCCTCTCTCTGGATTGAGCAGCTGCGTGCCGAGGACCAGGGCTGGTACGAGTGCCGGGTGCTCTTTCTCGACCGACCCAACAGTGACGACGAGTTCCAAAACGGCACCTGGATCCACCTCACTGTCAATT TTCCCCCCACCTTCCAGGAGACCCCGCCAGCTTTCATAGAAGTGCAAGACCAAAAGTCTCTCACGTTGACCTGCTCTGCAGCGGGAAACCCCCAGCCAGTCGTCACTTGGAAGAGAGACAACCAAGCCATAGAAAGTGGAGACAAGGTTCAG GTGAAGAATGGGAGCCTTGTCTTTGCCGGTGTGGAGCGGGCCAGCGCCGGGGCCTACACCTGCCACGCCACCAGTGAAGAGGGCGCCATCACCCACACAACCCGCCTGCTGGTGCAAG GGCCTCCGGTAATTGTGGTGCCCCCACAGAACGTCACTGTCAACATCACCCAAGATGCCTTCTTGGCCTGCCAAGCCGAGGCCTACCCTGCCAACCTCACGTATAGCTGGTTCCAGGGGGACACAAATGTTTTTCACCTCAG CCATCTCCAGTCCCGGATTCGCGTCTTGGTGGACGGGAGCCTCTTGGTACAGAAAACTGTCCCAGAGGATTCGGGACAATATACCTGTGTTCCTAGCAATGGGCTAAGGAGACCACCTTCTGCCTCAGCGTTCCTCACAGTTCTGT ATCCAGCACAAGTCATCGACATGCCCCCTGAGACTCTCCTGCCAATAGGGATGCAAGGCACCATCAGGTGCCCCAACAAGGCCAATCCTCCGCTGCTCTTCATCAACTGGACCAAAGACGGGCAGCCGCTGGAGTTAGGCAAG cTCCCAGGTTGGTCCACAACTCCCGATGGTGCCATTGTCATTGCCACAAGCAACGACAATGCCGTGGGTGTTTACACCTGCACCCCATACAACAGCTACGGCAGTGCTGGCTCCTCGGCACCTACGCGCGTTCTCCTGAAG gaccctcccACATTCAGCCTGCGCCCCAAGGAGGAGTATTTTCAGGAGGTGGGACGGGAACTGCTCATCCCCTGCGCTGCTAGAGGTGACCCCCTGCCCGTCATCTCTTGGACAAAG atggGCAGCAAGGGCTTAGCCAATGCCCAGGTAGACAAGAACAACAGTTTGGTCCTGCGCCCACTGACCAAGGAGCAGCACGGCTTATGGGAATGCGCCGCCAACAACGGTGTGGCCCGCATCAGCACTGCAACCACTGTCTACGTATTGG GCACCAGCCCCCACACAGTGGCCAATGTCTCGGTGCTGCCTCTCCAACAGGCTGTCAACATCACCTGGGAGCCAGGCTTTGACGGGGGCTACTTCCAGAGGTTCAGCATCTGGTATACGCCGCT GTTGAAACGCTTCAATCGCCCTCACCACGACTGGGTTTCACTGCCTGTGCCTGTTGGGGCCTCCCACGTCCTGGTGGAGAATCTGCAGCCAGATACTGGCTACCAGTTCAGTGTTTTGGCCCAGAACAAGCTGGGTAGCGGTCCCTTCAGTGAGATCGTCACCACCGTGCCACTAG gtttcCCAACAAACACCATGCCGCCCAACCCCTCATCTACGACCTCACAGATTTTTCTATCCCCACCTCAATCCCTGATGGCCAACGAGACCACGCGGGGGGTCCTCCTCCTGTGGGAGCCCCCATTCCAATTCTCTGTGGCTCTAACAGGCTACACCCTGGAGCTGCGACAAGACCAGGGGGGCTGGGAGGTTCTCGACGGATCCATTTCCAGCTCTGAGACGCAGCTCCTGGTGCCTGGGCTAATCAAG GACGCCTTCTATGAGTTCCGCCTGGTGGCCTTTGCTGGCAGCTACATCAGTGACCCCAGCAACACGGTCAATGTCTCCACAATAG GCATGGAGGTGTATCCCTCTCGCACCCAGCTCCCTGAGCTCCTGCCCCAGCCAGTGTTGGCAGGAGTGATTGGTGGGGTCTGCTTTCTCAGCACGGCTGTCATCTTCAGCACAATGGCGGCTTGCATCATGAACCAGAGGCGAGCTGCCCGTCTCCGCAAACGCAGGCAAG ATCCACCAACCGTCTTCTCCCCCAACAAGAAGCTTCTGCCTTCACA AAATTCTACAGGCACTGCTAGCCCAGACAGCGTTGTGAAGATGAAATTCCAGGCCTCCCCGTATCAGAGCCTTCGCCGCTCCCTGCTGTGGGGGGAGAAAGCCAGCACCAGCTTAGGCCTCAACATCACCAGCGGCAATGCGAGGAACAACTCCAGATACACCCTCTACGAGAGCCACGTCGGGGAGCCGCTACCCCTGGAGCGCATCTGCCGCGGGCCCGACGGCCGCTTTGTGGTGCAGAGCGAAGCGCCGCCTCGGGAACGCTTGGCGGCCATGCTGGAACGCTATTCCCtgtccctggcttcttcagagaGCAGCCTGGGCCAGCTGGAGCCTTACCTGCAGGTCTACTCCCCCCCTAGGCCTGAAGAGCCCGTCTGGCAGAAAAGCGTCCCCCTGAGGCCCAAGAGCGCCAGCCGCTCCCGCCGCGAAGCCAAGGCCTCCGGCTACCGCCAGGGACGCTACTTcgactacagcagcagcagcccaacgGAGGAGGCCGAGCCCTTGTGCATTGTCAACATCAGCCCAGTGGCGACCATGCCGTATGGGGCTACCAAGCAGCGCGCCCAGACCACCACCCAGAGCCCCGAGGGGCACGTGGACGGGCCCACCACTGCCGCCTCCTCGTCTTCCTCGCCACCCCCTTCCTCGCCAACCTGCTGTAAGCCCCCGATCAGCCAAGCCCATGCAAATACCTCAGCCCAAAGTGGGATTCTGCAGTACTTGAGTCTCCCCTTTTTCAAGGAGATGAATGTGGATGGTGACTGgcctccagaggaggaggaggaggaagaagaagaggaggaagaggagcaaccTTCCAAACCAGCCCTCCATGAGGCTCTGGGCAGCACTGAACTCACTGGGTTGGGGGATGAGGACAAGACCGTGTGTCCAGCCTACATGGACACGCAAGCCAATCTAGACCCTGCTCAGGTACAGGCCTTGGCCAAATCTCTCCTCAGGCTCCCTCACGCCAACACGGGCCCGGCTAAGGCTGCCTTTCCCGGGACCTCGGTTTGCCCAAGTTACCTCAGTTCCTTTTCGGAAACGCCCTCACCCAAGGAACCAGGGCCTTGGTTGGAGGTGCTGTCGCCCCCTCAGCCCCCCATGGACAGCAGGCAGGCAGAGCTTGCCTACACAGCCATCCCCTCAGAGCCTCACTGGCTCGACGCAGCAGAggagctcccagagtctttgccCCCTGAGAGACATAAGTCGCCTGTCGCCGTTGCCCTGGCAGGGCCACTCGCCGAGAAGCTGCCGAGGGGCAGTCTGACCAGCCAGAGCAGCGGCCGAGGCAGCGTGTCCTTCCTGAGACCTCCCTCGCTGGCGCCGTCGCTGGCGGGTAGCTACCTCAGTTCCCCCTTTGCAGAAATGACCGGCTGGCAAAGCAGCTCCGCGGGAGAAGAATGCAGACTCAAAAAGGACCCTTCGGTGGTTGCCATCAGTAAAAG GAGGAACACATCTGTGGACGAGAACTATGAATGGGACTCTGAGTTCGCCCTGGAGTCTGACCTGCTGGATGCACTGCAGCTTTATAGGAGTGGGAACCCCAAAAGGCCGGTCTCCACCATCGCGGCACAGGAGTTGGAGAAGCAGa GCTCAAAGACCTCCAGCGAAAGCAGCGGCTCGCCCTCAAACTCCCAGTCAGTGGGTGCCTTAGATGGGTCCAGCTCCCCGGTGCCCTTGCCCAGCCCTGAGGAGCGCTGTGCCGCCCTGCGCGAAGAATTTCTGGCTTACCGCCGGCGCCGGGAGGCCACTCAGCAACGCCGCCAGAAGGTGGGCTCTGGCCGGAAGCCGGGGGACGAGCGGTTCGAGCAGGCCACCTTGTTGTGA